From Xenopus tropicalis strain Nigerian chromosome 3, UCB_Xtro_10.0, whole genome shotgun sequence, the proteins below share one genomic window:
- the avpr1a gene encoding vasopressin V1a receptor, which translates to MDLTHSSESQQDSNLAAPTEDCSPNSTLFNSSSSQIDPTADPYVRNEALAKIEIAILAIIFVAAVLGNCSVLIGLYKSKKKTSRMHLFIKHLSLADLAVAFFQVLPQLCWEVTYRFRGPDILCRIVKHLQVFGMFASAYMLVVMTADRYIAICHPLKTLQQPTKRSYVMIISAWIISFLLSIPQYFIFSFSPVNGSEVYDCWAHFIQPWGARAYITWMTASIFVVPVAILTTCYGFICYNIWRNIQCKTKREENEGRKSHGLLSTSVSSVKTISRAKIRTVKMTLVIVTAYILCWAPFFIVQMRSVWDKNFEWTDSEDIATTVTALLGSLNSCCNPWIYMFFSGHLLQDFIHSFPCFQKIKQTFSKEDSDSSTRRQTSFTRIQTRSPTNSTHTLKESPKSSKSIKFLPIQT; encoded by the exons ATGGATCTGACCCATTCGTCTGAGAGCCAGCAGGACTCTAACTTGGCAGCCCCAACTGAAGATTGCAGCCCAAACTCAACTCTGTttaacagcagcagcagccaaataGACCCGACTGCAGACCCCTACGTTCGTAATGAGGCGCTGGCAAAGATCGAGATCGCCATACTAGCCATCATCTTTGTGGCCGCAGTGCTGGGCAACTGTAGCGTTCTGATTGGGCTCTACAAATCGAAAAAGAAAACGTCCAGGATGCACCTCTTTATCAAGCACCTGAGCCTGGCTGATCTGGCGGTGGCATTTTTTCAGGTTCTGCCCCAGTTGTGTTGGGAGGTAACCTACAGATTCCGGGGTCCGGATATCTTGTGCCGAATTGTGAAGCATCTGCAGGTGTTCGGTATGTTCGCCTCTGCCTATATGTTGGTGGTGATGACTGCTGACCGCTACATAGCCATCTGTCACCCCTTAAAAACCCTTCAGCAGCCCACTAAAAGGTCCTATGTGATGATCATCAGCGCCTGGATCATCAGCTTCCTTCTCAGCATCCCGCAGTACTTCATCTTCTCCTTCAGCCCGGTTAACGGGTCCGAGGTGTATGACTGCTGGGCTCATTTCATTCAGCCTTGGGGTGCAAGGGCTTATATTACCTGGATGACAGCTAGCATCTTTGTGGTGCCTGTGGCCATCCTCACCACCTGCTATGGTTTTATCTGCTACAACATCTGGAGGAACATACAGTGCAAGACTAAGAGAGAGGAGAATGAGGGGAGGAAGAGTCACGGACTATTGTCCACCTCAGTGAGCAGCGTGAAGACCATCTCCCGGGCCAAGATCAGGACTGTAAAAATGACTTTAGTGATAGTGACTGCCTACATCCTCTGCTGGGCTCCTTTCTTCATTGTGCAGATGAGGTCGGTATGGGATAAGAATTTCGAATGGACTG ATTCAGAAGACATTGCGACCACCGTGACAGCGCTCTTGGGCTCTCTGAACAGTTGCTGCAACCCTTGGATATACATGTTCTTCAGCGGGCATCTCCTGCAAGATTTCATACACAGCTTCCCCTGCTTTCAAAAAATCAAGCAAACTTTTAGCAAGGAAGATTCAGACAGCAGCACCCGCAGGCAAACCTCATTCACGAGGATCCAGACAAGAAGTCCCACTAACAGCACTCATACCCTGAAGGAGTCCCCCAAATCCAGCAAGTCTATCAAATTCTTGCCCATTCAAACCTGA